The sequence below is a genomic window from Anaerosporomusa subterranea.
AAAAGATACTCAATAAGGCGGCCGGAATCCTGACATACGGATTAACTCCGCCGAAATCAAACAATACACCAGAGAAGATTAGCGAGATTGCGGGAAAACAGATTGAACGCATCCGCGATTTACCGCTTGATGGTCTGCTAATTTATGATATTCAAGATGAAGCGGATCGAATTGGCGACGAAAGGCCTTTCCCTTTCTTGCATACCGTTGATTCGGCTGTTTATGCGAATGACTATTTGCGAGAACTACAGATGCCAAAGATTATATATCGCTGTGTGGGCAAATATAGCAAACCTGAGTTGGCTGAATGGATTACCGGGAAGAGTAGACAGGATAAGTATTCGGTGTTCGTCGGTGCATCGGCTAAACAGCAACAGGTCAATATCGGGCTGCCTGAAGCCTATCAAATGCGGTCAGAACTAAATCCGAACCTGCTTTTGGGCGGAGTTTTAATCCCAGAGCGGCATAGCAAATATCACGATGAGCATTTGCGCATGATCGATAAAATGGATAAAGGCTGCCAGTATTTTATTTCGCAAGCGGTTTATAATGTCGAAACAACTAAAAATGTTCTATCCGACTATTACTACCATTGCCAGAACCATCATATCGACATGGTGCCGATACTGATAAATCTCACTCCCTGCGGCTCGATTAAAACCTTAGAATTCATGAAGTGGTTAGGGGTCAATATTCCGAAATGGCTAGAGAATGATTTGATGAATTCTCAAGATATATTGGATCAATCCATTATGCTTTCCAAACAGATATTTGAAGAATTGCTCGACTTTGCAGTAGGGAAAGGCATACCGATTGGCTGTAGTGTAGAGAGCGTTTCCACCCGGAAAGTTGAAATTGAGGCATCCATACAAATGGTGCAAGACATACAAGGTCTGTTTGCGCGTCATCTCGTTGCTCGAATCTGAATTTGATGCTTCAGGCGGAAGCGTCTGCCCTGGAGTAGTGTGCCATTCAGGGAAAATGGTTTGCTGTGACCTGTGATAAAGTAAGACTTGAATTAGGTGGAGTCATTCCGCTAATTCAAGTCTTATCTTGTTTTTTGGGGTTGATTTTGCGTAAGTAATGATTTATATTAAAACTATACCCCCTACCCATGGGGGTGGGATATGGATAAGATTAAGGAGTATGAATGATGACTAAAGAACAGTTGAAAAAAAGTGTGCTTCAGCGATTGGGTACGATTAAAGGTCATGTTGCCGGTATTGAAAAAATGGTGGAAGAAAATAAGAATTGCGAAGATATTCTGTTCCAATTAAGTGCAATAACCGGTGCTGTGAATAAACTAAGCGCCCATATCCTTGAACAATACGCAGAAGCTTGTTTGGAAGATGTTCATATCGATGATACCAATGCGCGTCAGCGCATCGAGAACTTAACGAAAACCATGATTACTATGCTGAAAAAATAAGTCGGAAGCTAGTTTCCGTTCTAAAATTTGAGAGGAGAAGATATGAGGAGTACGATACAACCCTATTTGTTCTGGGTATTAATGGGTTTCCTAGCAGTAGGCATTGTTTACCCAGTGATTGGTTTGGCTGCAATCCTATGTATGTTGGCTCCAGTCATAATGGCTCCCTTCAAAGGTAGATATTGGTGTGGGAATTTTTGTCCCCGCGGCAGTTTTTATGATCACGTTATTGCAAAAATATCTACCAAGAAACCAATACCGGCGGTTTTTCGCAGTACCGGCTTCCGCGTATTGATGGTTCTGTTCATTATGGGTGTTTTTGGAGTGCAAATGTACTCTGCATGGGGTGATTGGTCCGCTATGGGAGCGGTGTTTGTACGGATTATCCTGATTACAACCATTGTTGGCATTGTACTGGGAGTAATGTTTCATCAGCGTACCTGGTGCTCCTTCTGCCCGATGGGCACGATGGCAAGCTGGGTCAGTGCTAAAAGAAGGCCCATGCCGTTACAGGTAGAAAACTCCTGTGTGAATTGTAAACTTTGTACTGCTGCATGTCCGCTGCAACTATCCCCTTATGCGGAAAAAGGAAGCGCAGAAGGATTCACACATAGCGATTGCCTGAAGTGCAGCCGTTGTATAGAGAAATGTCCCAAGAAAGCGTTGTCTTTTAAGCGGGTTTGAATAATTGGGGGAGGGATTTTTATGAAAAAAATTCTAGTGATCGGTGGAGTGGCAGCTGGATTAAAAGCTGCCGCTAAAGCACGCCGCTGTGATTCGCAGGCAAGCATTACCGTATTGGAAAGAGGGAAAATCATTTCTTATGGTGCTTGCGGGATGCCTTATTATGTGGGAGGCGACGTTAATGACATTGACGATTTGATG
It includes:
- a CDS encoding methylenetetrahydrofolate reductase; translated protein: MLKQKILNKAAGILTYGLTPPKSNNTPEKISEIAGKQIERIRDLPLDGLLIYDIQDEADRIGDERPFPFLHTVDSAVYANDYLRELQMPKIIYRCVGKYSKPELAEWITGKSRQDKYSVFVGASAKQQQVNIGLPEAYQMRSELNPNLLLGGVLIPERHSKYHDEHLRMIDKMDKGCQYFISQAVYNVETTKNVLSDYYYHCQNHHIDMVPILINLTPCGSIKTLEFMKWLGVNIPKWLENDLMNSQDILDQSIMLSKQIFEELLDFAVGKGIPIGCSVESVSTRKVEIEASIQMVQDIQGLFARHLVARI
- a CDS encoding 4Fe-4S binding protein gives rise to the protein MRSTIQPYLFWVLMGFLAVGIVYPVIGLAAILCMLAPVIMAPFKGRYWCGNFCPRGSFYDHVIAKISTKKPIPAVFRSTGFRVLMVLFIMGVFGVQMYSAWGDWSAMGAVFVRIILITTIVGIVLGVMFHQRTWCSFCPMGTMASWVSAKRRPMPLQVENSCVNCKLCTAACPLQLSPYAEKGSAEGFTHSDCLKCSRCIEKCPKKALSFKRV
- a CDS encoding metal-sensitive transcriptional regulator, whose protein sequence is MMTKEQLKKSVLQRLGTIKGHVAGIEKMVEENKNCEDILFQLSAITGAVNKLSAHILEQYAEACLEDVHIDDTNARQRIENLTKTMITMLKK